In Cryptomeria japonica chromosome 10, Sugi_1.0, whole genome shotgun sequence, a genomic segment contains:
- the LOC131859350 gene encoding uncharacterized protein LOC131859350 — MKVNFDGASQGNLGPSGVGFIVEDWNGHVMFFGAKKLDSGTNNIAEVFAALMVVKFSRQAGVSKLHLEGDSLVIIQAIMKGSIEARHLQNAIINIIEELNKFDDYKISHVNRMGNKEADVLSKWALSFNEIGEFIFEDMRYLSFDD; from the coding sequence ATGaaagtaaattttgatggtgcttcacaGGGTAACCTAGGACCGTCAGGTGTAGGCTTTATTGTTGAGGATTGGAATGGGCACGTGATGTTTTTTGGGGCAAAGAAACTTGACTCAGGGACAAATAATATTGCGGAAGTATTTGCGGCTTTGATGGTAGTTAAATTTTCTAGGCAAGCGGGGGTGAGTAAGCTTCACTTAGAAGGGGATTCGTTGGTGATAATACAAGCAATCATGAAAGGGTCGATTGAGGCAAGACACTTGCAAAATGCAATAATAAATATTATAGAAGAGTTGAATAAGTTTGATGACTATAAAATTAGTCACGTTAATCGGATGGGCAACAAGGAAGCTGATGTTTTATCAAAATGGGCTCTAAGTTTCAATGAAATAGGAGAATTTATATTTGAAGACATGAGATATTTAAGTTTTGATGATTAA
- the LOC131026728 gene encoding E3 ubiquitin-protein ligase RING1-like, protein MAAVMSSQYWCHQCEQTIVPILGDDLCCPRCNDGFVEELEAPEQRQAEQQEQQSPVERMDPRFMALLSGGSFRAQLEGSSDERAARMLVLEQPPVMMQLMHALGSAMAELHLSEEAEQEENGGSGVVVVDPMGVPLFMLQGSNTGVSTSPLVSGTLGDYFLGQGMEALLQRLAENDPNHYGTPPAAKEAVEALTVVKITEEHLKCELSSECAVCKDEFTVGEETRQLPCKHLYHGDCIFPWLKMHSSCPVCRFQMPSEEGSGKAQSEENTSEGENGNGGSNDGNDGNGWFRISMPFNIIGNLVSSALRHGNNNNSDQQGNNGNNEA, encoded by the coding sequence ATGGCTGCAGTGATGAGTTCGCAGTATTGGTGCCATCAGTGCGAACAGACGATTGTGCCAATTCTTGGAGATGACCTCTGTTGCCCGCGCTGTAATGACGGATTTGTTGAAGAATTGGAGGCTCCAGAACAGAGGCAGGCTGAGCAGCAAGAACAGCAGTCTCCCGTTGAACGCATGGACCCCCGATTTATGGCTCTTTTAAGCGGAGGAAGCTTTAGGGCACAGTTGGAGGGGAGCTCAGATGAAAGGGCAGCAAGAATGCTGGTGCTGGAGCAGCCGCCTGTGATGATGCAGCTGATGCATGCTTTAGGGTCTGCAATGGCGGAGCTGCATCTGAGCGAGGAGGCTGAGCAGGAAGAAAACGGCGGCAGCGGTGTGGTTGTGGTGGATCCCATGGGGGTTCCCCTGTTTATGCTTCAGGGGTCAAATACAGGGGTTTCAACTTCACCGCTTGTTTCAGGGACTCTGGGGGACTATTTCTTAGGGCAGGGTATGGAGGCTTTGCTGCAGCGTTTGGCAGAGAATGACCCTAATCATTATGGAACACCCCCGGCGGCTAAAGAGGCTGTGGAAGCCCTGACTGTGGTGAAAATTACAGAGGAGCACTTGAAGTGCGAGTTGTCTTCCGAGTGTGCGGTTTGTAAGGATGAATTTACAGTTGGGGAAGAGACACGTCAGCTGCCATGTAAGCATTTGTATCATGGTGACTGTATCTTTCCCTGGTTGAAGATGCACAGTTCTTGCCCTGTGTGCAGGTTTCAGATGCCTTCAGAGGAGGGGTCGGGTAAGGCCCAATCTGAGGAGAACACGTCGGAGGGAGAGAATGGGAACGGTGGAAGCAATGATGGGAATGACGGTAACGGATGGTTTAGAATATCGATGCCGTTTAATATCATCGGTAACCTTGTTTCTTCTGCTCTGCGACATGGGAATAATAATAACAGTGATCAACAAGGTAACAATGGCAATAATGAGGCTTAG